From Leptolyngbya iicbica LK, a single genomic window includes:
- a CDS encoding nitroreductase family protein, with protein sequence MSASLSSPLDTFTAITTRRSIKSFKDEAIPPEMLQRLVELTVAAPSSYNLQDWRIVLVQSAEQRQALTEAAFGQQQVQQAPVTFVFTASATAWQDEALMEQIYQTALERDAWPQKTVDYFKEAIPQFQKNLGDRQREYAIKNAMIAATHTALAAQAMGLSSGFLNGWQEDAVKKVIGAEHRSDIAVAVLLPIGFAAEPRKNPGRLPLSTNVFVDSFDTPYGA encoded by the coding sequence ATGAGTGCGTCTTTGTCGTCACCTCTAGATACCTTTACTGCAATCACGACTCGCAGGTCGATCAAATCCTTTAAGGATGAAGCCATTCCGCCCGAGATGCTCCAGCGGTTGGTGGAGTTGACCGTGGCCGCCCCGAGCAGCTACAACCTGCAAGACTGGCGCATTGTGCTGGTGCAAAGCGCCGAGCAGAGACAAGCTTTGACGGAAGCTGCCTTTGGACAGCAGCAAGTGCAGCAAGCTCCGGTCACTTTTGTGTTCACCGCTAGCGCTACCGCTTGGCAAGACGAAGCCCTCATGGAACAGATTTATCAAACAGCGCTAGAACGAGATGCCTGGCCCCAAAAGACGGTGGATTACTTTAAGGAAGCAATTCCGCAGTTTCAGAAAAATTTGGGCGATCGCCAACGCGAGTATGCGATCAAAAACGCGATGATTGCGGCGACCCATACGGCACTGGCGGCTCAAGCTATGGGGCTATCTTCAGGCTTTTTGAATGGCTGGCAAGAGGATGCAGTTAAAAAAGTGATTGGGGCAGAGCATCGTTCCGATATTGCTGTGGCCGTGCTGCTACCGATTGGCTTTGCTGCCGAGCCGCGTAAAAATCCGGGCCGTTTGCCTTTATCCACCAACGTGTTTGTGGATAGCTTCGATACTCCCTACGGTGCCTAA
- a CDS encoding transglutaminase family protein has protein sequence MTVVYDLEHVTTYRYRQPVTFGDHRAIFLPSLGYSGRILRYSLDTNIPAKVHWLMDTLSNNVAILQFADSAPELKVTYRIRGEHFGIQDVENFPLSERAKEVPIQYTPDEWIDLSNFMRPHAEDEDGSVAAWAKRFVAGDRDDALDVLDRMMDEIWNSLTYQSREAEGTQRPGETLKRRQGTCRDYAWLMIEALRRLGFACRFVSGYLYDEALDGGAVGMTGSGATHAWLQVYLPGAGWCNYDPTNRITQGFELLRVAIARHPGQVMPLSGSWYGEANDYLGMEVKVSIRKLGTLPEFPAAS, from the coding sequence ATGACTGTTGTTTACGACTTAGAGCATGTCACCACATATCGGTATCGCCAGCCAGTGACCTTTGGCGATCATCGAGCTATTTTTTTGCCGAGCCTCGGCTACAGCGGTCGTATCCTGCGGTATTCGCTAGACACCAACATCCCCGCTAAGGTGCATTGGCTGATGGATACCCTGTCTAACAATGTCGCGATTTTGCAATTTGCCGACTCGGCGCCTGAGTTAAAGGTGACTTATCGCATCCGGGGAGAGCATTTTGGCATTCAAGATGTGGAAAATTTTCCCCTTTCAGAGCGGGCTAAGGAAGTGCCGATTCAGTACACGCCGGATGAATGGATCGATTTATCGAACTTTATGCGGCCCCATGCTGAAGATGAGGACGGTAGCGTCGCCGCCTGGGCTAAACGCTTTGTGGCGGGCGATCGCGATGACGCCTTAGACGTGCTCGATCGCATGATGGATGAGATTTGGAACAGCCTCACATACCAATCCCGGGAAGCCGAGGGCACTCAAAGACCTGGTGAAACGCTGAAGCGACGGCAAGGCACCTGCCGCGATTATGCGTGGTTGATGATTGAAGCGCTGCGGCGGTTAGGCTTTGCCTGTCGCTTTGTGAGTGGCTATCTCTATGACGAGGCGCTAGATGGGGGGGCCGTTGGCATGACGGGTTCGGGGGCGACCCATGCCTGGTTGCAGGTTTATCTACCGGGGGCGGGCTGGTGCAACTACGATCCCACTAATCGCATCACCCAAGGATTTGAACTTCTGCGAGTAGCGATCGCCCGCCATCCGGGACAAGTGATGCCTCTATCGGGTAGTTGGTATGGCGAAGCTAACGACTACCTGGGTATGGAGGTCAAAGTCAGCATTCGCAAACTCGGCACCTTGCCCGAATTTCCAGCCGCCAGTTAG
- a CDS encoding SDR family oxidoreductase yields the protein MATYLVTGANRGIGLEYCRQLQQRGDTVIAVCRSSAEALDALGVQVETGVDITSADSVAQLAQKLQDTRLDVLINNAAIVERISLANLDFESIRRQFEVNAIGTLRLTHALLPQIVSGGKVIIMTSRMGSIADNTSGGSYGYRMSKVAVSMAGKSLAIDLKPQNIAVAILHPGLVSTRMTGFTTNGITPAESVKGLLARIDDLTLENTGSFWHSNGEILPW from the coding sequence ATGGCAACCTATCTAGTCACTGGGGCCAACCGAGGGATCGGTTTAGAATATTGCCGCCAACTACAGCAAAGAGGCGACACGGTCATTGCCGTTTGTCGCAGTAGTGCCGAAGCATTGGACGCCCTCGGAGTGCAAGTAGAAACTGGCGTCGACATCACCTCAGCAGACTCAGTCGCGCAATTAGCCCAAAAATTGCAGGACACTCGCCTGGATGTGCTGATTAATAATGCCGCCATTGTGGAACGCATTAGTCTGGCCAATCTGGATTTTGAGAGCATTCGCCGACAATTTGAGGTGAATGCGATCGGCACGCTGCGACTCACCCATGCCCTATTGCCCCAGATTGTCAGCGGCGGCAAGGTAATCATCATGACTAGTCGCATGGGCTCCATTGCAGACAATACTTCCGGCGGTTCCTATGGCTATCGCATGTCTAAAGTGGCGGTCTCTATGGCGGGTAAGTCATTAGCTATTGACCTAAAACCCCAAAACATTGCCGTCGCGATTCTGCACCCCGGTTTAGTGAGCACACGTATGACCGGCTTTACGACCAATGGCATTACGCCGGCAGAGTCGGTGAAAGGCTTGCTGGCCCGGATTGATGATTTGACCTTAGAAAACACGGGCAGCTTTTGGCATAGCAATGGTGAAATTTTGCCCTGGTAG
- a CDS encoding DUF1801 domain-containing protein, whose product MAELKTRPNDKSVTQFLDSLDNEQRRVDAFTLLALFEQVTQRPAVMWGDSIVGFGSYEYTNSTGTYRWLMTGFAPRKQNSTIYVMQGFDDYADDLQRLGKVKTAKSCLYISNLSKIDLKELENFLTKIVADMQAKYRCQ is encoded by the coding sequence GTGGCTGAACTGAAAACCCGCCCCAATGATAAAAGTGTCACTCAATTTCTAGATAGCTTGGACAACGAACAACGTCGGGTGGATGCGTTTACCCTCCTGGCGCTCTTTGAACAAGTGACTCAGCGTCCGGCGGTGATGTGGGGCGATTCTATTGTGGGGTTTGGCAGTTACGAGTACACCAACTCGACGGGAACATATCGCTGGCTGATGACGGGCTTTGCGCCACGCAAGCAGAATTCCACTATCTACGTGATGCAAGGATTCGACGACTATGCTGATGACTTACAGCGCTTAGGTAAGGTCAAAACCGCTAAATCGTGTCTATACATTTCCAATCTGTCAAAGATTGATCTAAAGGAATTAGAGAACTTCTTGACGAAGATTGTGGCGGATATGCAGGCCAAATATCGCTGTCAGTAG
- a CDS encoding sensor histidine kinase: MAKQSATETVITPEANLQMAYCRALEMASFKGGFLMRTAHELRSPLNKIISLQQMIIEGLCDDVEEERQFVADAYAASMQMLAYLDLMIRVSKIEMGRLTPQLQPVALAEVLTQVQDLTQVQVADRNLRLQVALPPADVMVMADAAWLRNALTTLIEIAVAGGDRGTLSLAAAPAAEQTYAIALTDDRATTPWQEPIELPNPAEFTLDDTLSTSLRMSLVDAMVASMYGRLTVGSTADEATQLQITLPLAPSQ; this comes from the coding sequence ATGGCAAAGCAATCGGCAACCGAGACAGTTATAACCCCTGAAGCCAATCTTCAGATGGCCTATTGTCGAGCGTTGGAGATGGCGAGCTTTAAGGGCGGTTTTTTGATGCGGACAGCCCATGAGCTGCGATCGCCCCTGAACAAGATTATTAGCCTGCAACAGATGATTATCGAAGGACTCTGCGACGACGTTGAGGAAGAGCGTCAGTTCGTTGCAGATGCCTACGCCGCTTCGATGCAGATGCTGGCCTATCTCGATTTGATGATTCGTGTCTCGAAAATTGAGATGGGGCGCTTGACACCCCAACTACAACCCGTGGCGTTGGCCGAGGTGCTCACACAAGTGCAAGACCTGACGCAAGTGCAAGTAGCCGATCGCAATCTACGCCTCCAGGTTGCCTTACCCCCGGCTGATGTAATGGTGATGGCTGATGCCGCGTGGTTACGCAACGCGCTGACAACCTTGATCGAAATAGCGGTAGCAGGGGGCGATCGCGGCACTCTATCCCTAGCAGCTGCCCCCGCCGCAGAGCAGACCTATGCGATTGCCCTGACCGATGATCGCGCCACCACCCCCTGGCAAGAACCCATTGAACTGCCAAACCCAGCAGAATTCACCCTGGATGATACCCTCTCCACTAGCCTCCGCATGAGCCTAGTAGACGCCATGGTTGCCAGCATGTATGGGCGGCTGACCGTCGGCTCCACCGCTGATGAAGCGACTCAATTACAAATTACGTTGCCGCTCGCCCCCAGCCAATAA
- a CDS encoding L-threonylcarbamoyladenylate synthase, with protein sequence MPQVDFAEFVEQVQTGVALASFPTDTVPALAARPDQGNRIYATKGRAPDKPLILMGATLDDLLPFVSGTEAEIAIWRQMAAQYWPGALTLVLPASDRLPPQMNPLQTGTLGIRVPDHPLARHILAYTGPLATTSVNRSGQPALEEMRDIAAQFPELLLLSQGAIAALQAQLGSFPLTASGVPSTVIRWQQGEWDILRQGSVHIPA encoded by the coding sequence ATGCCCCAGGTTGACTTTGCCGAGTTTGTAGAACAAGTGCAGACAGGTGTGGCGCTGGCGAGTTTTCCCACCGATACGGTGCCCGCCCTGGCGGCCCGCCCCGATCAGGGCAATCGCATTTACGCGACTAAAGGACGAGCTCCCGACAAGCCATTAATTTTGATGGGGGCCACGCTGGATGATTTGCTGCCTTTCGTCAGCGGCACCGAGGCAGAAATTGCCATCTGGCGACAAATGGCCGCGCAATATTGGCCGGGGGCGCTGACCCTGGTGCTGCCCGCCAGCGATCGCCTACCGCCCCAAATGAATCCGCTACAAACGGGAACTCTCGGCATTCGGGTACCCGATCATCCGTTGGCGCGGCATATTTTGGCTTATACGGGTCCTCTGGCGACCACGAGTGTCAATCGTTCTGGCCAACCCGCATTGGAAGAGATGCGCGATATTGCGGCGCAGTTTCCCGAGTTGCTGCTGTTGTCTCAGGGGGCGATCGCCGCTCTCCAAGCCCAGTTAGGCAGCTTTCCCCTAACCGCTTCCGGGGTGCCCTCAACAGTGATTCGTTGGCAACAGGGCGAGTGGGACATTTTGCGCCAAGGCTCAGTGCACATTCCAGCGTAG
- a CDS encoding response regulator transcription factor: MSTVLIVDDSSALREMIAGLLVNAGMTILEAKDGAEAQQKIEASPPDLVVLDIVMPNMNGYELTRWIKTNPKTKDVPVVICSSKGEEFDRYWGMKQGADAYIAKPFRPNEMVETVKQLLRSQR; encoded by the coding sequence ATGAGCACAGTTTTGATCGTAGATGACAGTTCGGCCCTGCGTGAGATGATTGCGGGCTTACTGGTAAATGCTGGTATGACCATCCTCGAGGCCAAAGATGGGGCAGAGGCCCAGCAAAAAATCGAAGCTAGCCCGCCCGATCTCGTGGTGCTCGATATCGTCATGCCCAACATGAACGGCTATGAGCTTACCCGCTGGATTAAGACCAACCCGAAAACGAAGGATGTGCCCGTAGTGATTTGTTCTTCCAAAGGGGAGGAGTTCGATCGCTATTGGGGCATGAAGCAAGGCGCTGACGCCTACATTGCCAAACCCTTTCGCCCCAATGAAATGGTGGAAACCGTCAAGCAGCTTTTGCGCAGTCAACGCTAA
- a CDS encoding TolC family protein — protein MRGPLGLAIALPAASLLGVVAPASAIAVPPIDNKSVAIQPAASARPFSSLAKSETAAAQAIAPLPEVERLLAQATPTADAQRPRQLTDLVSTAAAAPTADTMVDETEATDEEDVASDDAMPEAAIDEDEEDEAAIETTPPVIAEPTGSTTDAAVPIPHERVQDNLQFLDPDPNPLLIQTQPEEVEIIGTQPLSLDDALALSYRNNPDLQVALLELERSESALREAQAANFPTLSINGTIQGQNTTSGGDTQLVPTPGGGFTFESETTEELGVSYSTQAELVYNLFSSGRRSASIAAAAEQVQLALLEVERRREELRLATASEYYDLQAAIEAIRISQAFLTEAERNLQDTTLREEVGVGTRFDVLRAEVQVANARQDLVNAERSRQVAQRALARRLNVPPSLTITTVPVDIAGEWPLSLEESIVLAYQNRAELEQQLTQRDVNELLRRVELAALGPQVNLFANYSISDFFNQEDRFSDNYAFGARVSWTIFEGGAAQARARQRELDAEIAERNFEETRNTVRLGVESAYYNLQSNQTNIGTARLAVTQAQEALDLAILRFDAGVGTQLDILNAQSELTNAEVNLVQAIVGYNRSLAELERAVSNLPESYYEELPY, from the coding sequence ATGCGTGGGCCTCTGGGCCTCGCGATCGCGCTACCCGCTGCCAGCCTGTTGGGAGTTGTGGCCCCAGCCTCAGCGATCGCGGTGCCGCCAATAGACAATAAGTCGGTTGCCATTCAGCCAGCCGCCAGCGCGCGCCCCTTCTCGTCGCTGGCTAAATCGGAGACGGCCGCAGCGCAGGCGATCGCGCCCCTTCCAGAGGTCGAACGGTTGCTCGCCCAAGCGACACCGACGGCTGATGCTCAGCGCCCCCGTCAGCTCACGGATCTGGTGAGCACTGCAGCTGCCGCGCCGACCGCCGACACGATGGTTGATGAGACAGAGGCGACGGATGAAGAGGATGTCGCGTCGGATGATGCCATGCCTGAAGCGGCCATTGATGAAGATGAAGAGGACGAAGCCGCGATCGAGACCACGCCGCCGGTAATTGCGGAGCCCACTGGCAGCACTACCGATGCCGCTGTGCCCATCCCCCATGAGCGAGTCCAGGATAATTTGCAATTCCTCGATCCTGACCCCAATCCACTGCTAATTCAAACCCAGCCCGAAGAAGTGGAAATCATTGGCACGCAACCCCTGAGCTTAGATGATGCTTTGGCCCTCTCTTATCGCAACAATCCCGATTTGCAGGTGGCACTGCTAGAACTGGAACGGAGCGAATCGGCGCTGCGGGAAGCCCAAGCGGCGAACTTTCCCACGTTGTCGATTAATGGCACGATTCAGGGTCAAAACACCACCAGCGGCGGTGATACCCAATTAGTGCCGACGCCGGGCGGTGGCTTTACATTTGAGTCAGAAACCACGGAAGAGTTGGGCGTCTCATATTCCACCCAAGCCGAATTGGTCTATAACCTGTTTTCTTCGGGACGGCGATCGGCCTCGATCGCTGCCGCAGCAGAACAAGTCCAGCTCGCCCTCTTAGAAGTGGAGCGGCGGCGAGAAGAGTTGCGCCTGGCTACGGCCAGCGAGTACTACGATTTGCAAGCCGCGATCGAGGCGATTCGCATCAGTCAGGCATTTTTGACCGAAGCGGAAAGAAACCTGCAAGACACGACCCTAAGAGAAGAAGTCGGGGTCGGCACCCGCTTTGATGTGTTGCGGGCTGAAGTGCAAGTCGCCAATGCGCGCCAAGATTTGGTCAATGCTGAACGGTCTCGCCAAGTGGCCCAGCGAGCTCTCGCCCGCCGGTTAAACGTGCCCCCGTCTCTCACGATCACCACAGTACCCGTCGATATTGCCGGAGAATGGCCCCTGTCGTTAGAAGAAAGCATCGTTTTGGCTTATCAAAATCGGGCTGAACTTGAACAGCAACTCACCCAGCGAGATGTAAATGAACTCCTGCGACGGGTAGAGTTGGCCGCCCTGGGACCACAGGTCAATTTATTTGCCAACTACAGCATCAGCGACTTTTTCAATCAGGAAGATCGGTTTAGCGACAACTACGCTTTTGGGGCGCGCGTCTCTTGGACGATCTTTGAAGGGGGAGCGGCCCAGGCCCGCGCCCGTCAGCGAGAACTCGACGCGGAAATCGCCGAGCGCAATTTTGAAGAAACGCGCAATACCGTTCGCCTTGGGGTCGAAAGCGCCTACTACAACCTGCAATCGAACCAAACCAATATCGGCACAGCCCGGCTCGCGGTCACCCAAGCGCAGGAAGCGCTAGATCTCGCGATTTTGCGGTTTGATGCGGGGGTCGGCACCCAATTGGATATTTTGAATGCCCAGTCAGAACTCACCAACGCCGAGGTGAATCTGGTGCAAGCGATCGTGGGTTACAACCGATCGCTGGCCGAGCTAGAACGCGCTGTGAGCAACCTGCCCGAATCCTATTACGAAGAACTGCCATATTAG
- a CDS encoding TIGR03279 family radical SAM protein — MSQSSTRPAVVTRVLPDSIAEELGFEPGDRLVRINGQAPRDLIDYQFLCADEDLLLEVEDAQGTPHQIELEKDYDEDLGLEFETALFDGLIQCNNRCPFCFIDQQPPGKRETLYLKDDDYRLSFLYGSYLTLTNLTTPEWERIAKMRLSPLFVSVHATEPDVRSRLLKNPRAGELLQQLAWFQEHRLQIHAQVVVCPGINDGEHLEQTLRDLAQFHHGEVPAVISAAVVPVGLTRFRPVEDELVPVTPEKAREVIAQVMALQAEFKPQFGTTFAWLADEWFLIAGRSLPTEADYEDYPQLGNGVGSIRQFLTAFEVAAADLPSRLDAPKRLTWVVGNAVEQAFQPILQRLNEVEDLTVEMAAMNSDYWGQDITVTGLLTGHDLLHHLRDRAQGDGLLLPTVLLKPTDPGNPQKWLFLDDQSVESISGALQVPIFPVDGVDGLIRGCLQPLRQTALEYCY, encoded by the coding sequence ATGAGTCAGTCATCTACCCGTCCAGCGGTTGTGACCCGTGTGCTACCCGATTCCATTGCCGAAGAGTTGGGCTTTGAGCCGGGCGATCGCCTGGTGCGCATTAACGGTCAGGCCCCCCGCGATTTGATTGACTATCAATTTCTCTGCGCGGACGAAGACTTGTTGCTCGAAGTCGAAGACGCCCAGGGCACGCCGCACCAGATTGAGCTTGAAAAAGACTACGACGAAGACCTGGGGCTGGAGTTTGAAACGGCCCTGTTTGACGGACTCATTCAGTGCAACAACCGCTGCCCCTTCTGCTTTATCGATCAGCAGCCCCCTGGCAAACGCGAAACGCTGTATCTCAAGGATGATGACTATCGCCTGAGCTTTCTGTATGGCAGCTACTTGACGCTGACCAATCTGACGACACCGGAGTGGGAGCGCATCGCCAAAATGCGACTGTCGCCCTTGTTCGTGTCGGTGCACGCGACGGAACCCGACGTGCGATCGCGACTCCTCAAAAATCCCCGAGCGGGAGAACTGCTCCAACAGCTGGCCTGGTTTCAAGAGCACCGACTCCAAATTCATGCTCAGGTGGTGGTGTGTCCCGGCATCAACGATGGCGAGCATTTAGAGCAGACACTGCGGGATCTGGCGCAATTTCATCACGGCGAGGTGCCAGCTGTCATTTCGGCAGCAGTGGTGCCGGTGGGCCTGACGCGCTTTCGGCCTGTAGAAGATGAGCTCGTGCCGGTGACACCGGAAAAAGCGCGGGAAGTCATTGCTCAGGTGATGGCGCTGCAAGCAGAATTCAAACCCCAATTTGGCACAACATTCGCGTGGCTGGCTGACGAGTGGTTTCTCATTGCGGGGCGATCGCTGCCCACCGAGGCGGATTACGAAGACTATCCGCAATTGGGCAACGGGGTCGGTTCCATTCGCCAGTTTTTGACTGCTTTTGAAGTTGCCGCTGCGGACTTACCGTCACGTTTAGACGCGCCCAAACGTCTCACCTGGGTGGTGGGAAATGCCGTTGAGCAAGCCTTTCAACCAATCTTGCAGCGCTTGAACGAAGTCGAAGACCTCACCGTGGAAATGGCGGCGATGAATAGCGACTATTGGGGCCAGGACATTACCGTAACGGGGTTATTGACGGGGCACGATCTATTGCATCATTTGCGCGATCGCGCCCAGGGCGATGGGTTGCTGCTGCCCACCGTACTCTTAAAGCCGACTGATCCCGGCAATCCGCAAAAGTGGCTCTTTTTAGATGATCAGAGCGTAGAATCTATCAGTGGCGCTTTGCAGGTGCCCATTTTTCCGGTGGACGGTGTGGATGGACTCATCCGAGGTTGTTTGCAACCGCTTCGCCAGACCGCACTTGAGTATTGCTATTAA
- a CDS encoding undecaprenyl-diphosphate phosphatase: protein MTLLQPFLLAVEDSQPISLIEAIVIGIVQGLTEFLPISSTAHVKMVPVVFGWGDPGVTFTAIVQLGSIVAIVGYFWSDIWQLLTGTKAAIAEKDWQAPDFRVAVGIVIGTIPIVVLGLLVKFGLRDVYETFARSSLVIAITSIGLAIFLGWAEVVGSRQRGYDKVSQRDGIGMGLAQALAIIPGVSRSGSTMTAGLFMGLNRETAARFSLLMGIPAILLSGLAELNELFEPQATVGLVAAIAGVVASAISSYVAVYWLIRFLKDHTTWIFVFYRIGFGLAILWGIFSGRLSNI, encoded by the coding sequence ATGACGCTATTACAGCCATTTTTATTAGCGGTCGAAGACAGTCAACCAATTTCGTTAATTGAAGCCATTGTGATTGGCATTGTGCAGGGGTTGACCGAGTTTTTGCCCATCAGCAGCACCGCCCACGTCAAAATGGTGCCGGTGGTGTTTGGGTGGGGTGATCCGGGGGTGACCTTTACCGCGATTGTGCAGCTGGGCAGCATTGTGGCTATTGTGGGCTACTTTTGGAGCGACATTTGGCAGCTGTTGACTGGTACAAAAGCCGCGATCGCCGAGAAAGATTGGCAAGCCCCGGACTTTCGGGTAGCCGTTGGCATCGTCATCGGGACCATTCCCATCGTGGTGTTAGGGCTATTGGTCAAGTTTGGCCTTAGAGACGTCTATGAAACCTTTGCTCGCAGTTCTCTCGTCATTGCCATTACCTCGATCGGGTTGGCGATCTTTCTGGGTTGGGCAGAAGTCGTGGGGTCTCGTCAGCGCGGCTATGACAAAGTCAGTCAGCGAGACGGGATTGGCATGGGGTTAGCCCAGGCGCTAGCGATAATCCCCGGGGTCTCGCGCTCAGGCTCCACCATGACGGCGGGATTATTTATGGGGCTGAACCGCGAAACCGCCGCTCGCTTTTCCCTGCTGATGGGCATTCCGGCAATTTTACTATCGGGCCTAGCAGAGCTGAACGAATTATTTGAACCCCAGGCAACCGTAGGCCTGGTGGCCGCGATCGCAGGGGTGGTGGCCTCGGCCATTTCTTCCTATGTGGCGGTTTACTGGTTGATTCGCTTTTTGAAAGATCACACCACCTGGATCTTTGTCTTTTACCGCATCGGTTTCGGGCTCGCGATTCTCTGGGGCATTTTCTCGGGACGGCTGTCCAATATTTAA
- a CDS encoding DUF3120 domain-containing protein, with protein sequence MSSFSPPSKPVSQSIPSLMQLATPSLLLSTKAKVWIAAVLLVVIPVFFQAPLVRSLPWLSLAMTGTWLLAGISLSSHGTTRLWGDLLTGFSWTWLAGSLYWGWLRFEPLWHLPVEAIGFPIAIGLLVKGQGRIGSYFFLGSLFGTAVTDLYIYWNGLFPMWRQVMIADPDWVPVIMQQAAAALQNSVSFSQGLLIALGLLTVGILPLQSKQLCWWAFSGAVLSTLIVDLLFLGSAFCL encoded by the coding sequence TTGTCATCTTTTTCTCCTCCGTCCAAGCCAGTGAGCCAAAGCATTCCGTCGCTGATGCAGTTAGCGACGCCATCGTTGTTGCTCTCTACCAAGGCTAAGGTTTGGATTGCAGCGGTCCTCTTAGTCGTTATTCCAGTCTTTTTTCAAGCACCGTTAGTGCGATCGCTGCCTTGGCTCAGCCTGGCCATGACGGGCACTTGGCTACTGGCGGGCATCAGCCTGAGCTCTCACGGAACTACACGCCTCTGGGGCGACCTCCTCACCGGATTTAGCTGGACTTGGTTGGCGGGCTCTTTATATTGGGGCTGGCTCCGGTTTGAGCCCCTGTGGCATTTGCCTGTCGAGGCCATCGGCTTCCCCATTGCGATCGGACTCCTCGTCAAAGGTCAGGGGCGTATTGGCAGCTATTTCTTTTTAGGCTCCCTGTTTGGTACTGCTGTTACAGACCTATACATCTACTGGAATGGCCTGTTTCCGATGTGGCGGCAGGTCATGATCGCCGACCCTGATTGGGTCCCCGTGATCATGCAGCAAGCTGCTGCCGCCCTGCAAAATTCCGTTAGCTTTAGTCAGGGGCTACTCATTGCGCTAGGATTGCTCACCGTGGGCATACTACCGTTGCAGTCAAAGCAGCTCTGTTGGTGGGCCTTTAGTGGCGCAGTTTTGAGCACGCTGATTGTCGATTTGCTATTTTTAGGCAGCGCTTTTTGCTTGTGA
- a CDS encoding adenylate/guanylate cyclase domain-containing protein has protein sequence MIQPQGPYVILNTESGTRQLSLVGLNCWTVGRSDDNNLVLPDRWISRNHAMIQMMETGEFYLIDLGSRNGSFVNGRRVSVPVTLADGDQLTFGKTELQFFCSTASRSGSGETFADTDITATATLHLRRLISVMVVDIRDFTVLTRQLDETVLSESIGTWFRCAGEIISRYGSGVDKYIGDAVMAVWVHGADGVQPEDLLPILHAMDELAKMTAQLHKRFPLPFPLRVGAGLNTGYAMVGNTGTGSHPDYTAIGDTVNAAFRFESSTKQLGLDVAVGETTYEYLTKMPGIASIFHRYKVNLKGYEMPTVTHATTFSNLDQFIHRQT, from the coding sequence GTGATTCAACCTCAAGGTCCCTACGTCATTCTGAATACTGAGTCTGGAACTCGGCAGCTATCTCTGGTCGGGCTGAATTGCTGGACGGTGGGGCGCAGCGATGACAACAATTTGGTGTTGCCCGATCGCTGGATTTCCCGCAATCACGCCATGATCCAAATGATGGAAACGGGCGAGTTTTACCTGATTGACTTGGGGAGTCGCAACGGTTCGTTTGTGAATGGTCGCCGCGTCAGCGTCCCCGTCACCCTGGCCGATGGCGATCAACTCACCTTTGGGAAAACGGAACTACAGTTTTTTTGCTCAACAGCCAGTCGCTCTGGCAGTGGCGAGACCTTTGCCGATACCGACATTACCGCCACAGCAACCCTGCACTTGCGTCGGCTGATTTCGGTCATGGTGGTTGATATCCGTGACTTTACCGTCTTGACCCGCCAACTGGATGAAACCGTGCTGTCGGAATCCATTGGCACCTGGTTTCGCTGTGCGGGAGAGATTATCAGTCGCTATGGCAGCGGCGTTGATAAGTATATCGGTGATGCCGTCATGGCGGTGTGGGTGCATGGGGCCGATGGAGTGCAGCCAGAAGATTTGCTACCGATTCTCCACGCGATGGACGAACTCGCGAAAATGACCGCTCAGTTACATAAGCGGTTTCCGCTACCGTTTCCTTTGCGGGTCGGTGCCGGATTAAATACTGGTTATGCCATGGTCGGCAATACGGGGACGGGGAGTCATCCTGATTACACGGCGATCGGTGACACGGTGAACGCGGCGTTTCGGTTTGAATCTTCTACCAAGCAGTTGGGCCTGGATGTCGCCGTGGGCGAAACGACCTATGAATATCTAACAAAAATGCCGGGAATTGCGTCAATTTTTCATCGCTATAAGGTCAACCTCAAGGGCTATGAGATGCCGACTGTGACCCACGCGACGACTTTCTCTAATTTGGATCAGTTTATCCACCGTCAGACTTAG